The Littorina saxatilis isolate snail1 linkage group LG1, US_GU_Lsax_2.0, whole genome shotgun sequence nucleotide sequence TCACGATGGCCATCACCTCGTATAGGAACGTACGAAGTGATGAGGTAGTGAGACGCTGGCCTGATCTTCTGAGAAGACCATTCAGGATGCTGCGTACCGTTCGGATCTGACGCTCCCAAACGCCACCCATGTGACTAGCTGCAGGGGGGTTGAACCTGAACTCACATTTGCTTTCCAGCATCTTTGATGTCAGTCGTTCAGAGTCCATCTCCTTCCATGCCAGTTTGAACTCATTGCATGCACCTACAAAGTTCGTTCCTTTGTCACACCAAATGCGTGATATGTTTCCTCGCATGGAGACAACAATGCGTAGGGCGTTGATGAaggaatcacttgacatgtcatccagggtttcaatgtggattgccCTAGAGGCAAAACACGTCACGATCAGTCCGTACAAGAGTAATTTCATGAACTTGACGCAGTCATCACGGTACCCACGCCTTTTCTTGAACTGGCGTTTCAGGCCCTTCAGATGCTTGACTGCGGCACCTCTGTTGTCGGGGAGGAACGGTTTCTCTGGTCGAAATGGTAAGAGCATCTCGAAGTGACCAGCTTCGTTGACCTTCACGATCTTCTTGAACTTTACATCGTCCTGGGACATGGATCCTGAGTCACTTGCAAAGtctctttccataacatgtaatgggtcagtacacgagacttcgtccacctgtaccttgtagacgtgagctacacgttcttcttccctcgatcctggcttgacgatgacgcgcatggacgaggctatgccatcaaaggcgacggaatgcggtgccttgccgacgatgctccaacctaacttagtctctactgcaaatggcagtccttggacaacgtttaggggcatgagggcttcagcgcagtcgtagccgatgaggaggcctgcttcacagtcagggtacaaggggggcagttttggagacaggtgttggagatgtgggtaagctttgacagtctctgaggtggggatatgagtggggtcaacggtcagataaggtcgtgagatggcagaagggagcctgacaaactcactggaggtaggagagcggacacgcaatccagagtacttcctgccggagaccacagcattgtcctcagtcagtgtggagaccctgagtgtagtcggctgcgatttggctttaacttcttcagccactgactgcactacaaaagtggcgttggacatagtgtccagtagtgcgtacgtcagcacttctacgttggggttagagtcactggaaacgagaacgggaacgatcatagacgtgaaaccgatgctgttttcctcgctggccttaagagcagacaccgtaggggtcgacgatgacagtggctcttgaacgtcagcagcagaggtacggtaattgttcttgtgttcactcgcccctttggtttcactcatactgttctgatacttgaaattgtcatcatgaagacaagtgggatgagccttcttgcacttcttgcacgtctgtttctgcatacattgacggctctggtgatccttacttctgagacatccgtagcagatacggttcttgaacagaaaatctcgtatctcaaccagaggcttctctatgagttccttacatgtcccagcgtcatggtccggaagttgacagtgcagacatgcggtgacatcctctgtcagggttgacaggttcgttgtgaactttcttggtgtccccgatgcacttgtcaagccgaaaacagggtcgttagaaatgtctgcttcgagggtaatgaacgacacgagttcattgaacagaggatacctcttcttttcaaccttagttcgagcaactgttctagaccatctgtgactcatccagtctgggagctttccgacgatcttccgtaagtactgggcatcatccaggatgctcagtccaccaacttcctgggcagcaacggaacattgctgcaagaaatcggcCAGACTTCTGAGTCCCTTGGGATCTTTGCTTTTGATTGGGGTCCATTCGTCCAGCTTGGTCCGGAAAGCTTGCGAAACGACGTATGAGttgccgaaccgattttccagcacttccatggctctctcgtaggcatcaccttctcttagcagaaagaagccggtcacggcctcctttgcttgacctccgatgtaccgttgcagatacaataacttctcactgctggttatgttttgtctctcgatgaggaacgaaaacgacgacctccaaattggatattggagagggtcaccaacaaaaatgcacggctcctgcatcggcaaacggttgatcatcagagcgtctgatagggttttggcgagagagtccataggagtgtcctgcttggcaggagtagcaagtggacgttggtagtacgcagacggggggtaggaggcaaatggacgatctgcaagacattccttgtcaaagttcatgtacgcagggggccttgcgttttcgtttccccaaataactttgggggtggtctgatgtgggtccaggaatgtgggcacgaaaggctctggtttgggatgtaggtgggtatcataggggaaacagggtggggtaacttgaaaacgtctgtggtccatgcgttggtgacgttcttctgggaagtaggtgtgtcgttcttgcgtctcatcaccttcccttgtctctggtaggtgataggaccaacctgtgtggtcgagatcaggcgggcgagggcctgtgacgcttgtcgttgagtgtccaacgttgtgcagaggcgGCTGACCAGTGTATGCACCGAGAGGGTGCTGCAGTGTGGTCAGCAGCGCTGTAGGCCGCATGGAGGATGTAGTTGCAGCCGTCGTGTAGTTGGGTGTGGAGGGCTCCCGATGGATGAAAGGAGCGCTCGTTCCGGCGTGATGGGGGGCGTTGACATCCTCTCTACGTTGAGGTCCGTACGCCTCGTAGGTGGCGTTGTTGGTAGTAGCGGCGCTTGTAGAGGCGCTGACTCCAACGACGAGGTCCACAACAGGTAACGCGTGCTGTCGTGGCTCAGTCGTTGTGGTTCCTGCGACAAAGTTGGTGACAGCAGCGTTGACGTTGACAGTAGAGATGTCATGGATGCTGGCGGCGttgcagacaggaacagacgtgacgtccaaggctggctggtgtgtcccttgatcagcaatgacggcagcttggcagacaggaacagacgtggcgtccaaggctggctggtgtgtcccttggtcagcaatgacggcagcacctgtccctattcctatcgctgtttgttcattgtttagaggaggggctacaagactgtacaagggaacgaaaggacgagggtggaacctagtgttcaacaaatcaactgacggtagatcagggagatcctgctgaacggattcaccttgttccaatacttgtaacatagcttgttgttctcttaaGCTAATTTTCAATTCGGTGGACTGAATTTGTCTCAAAGCCTTCTTCTGTTTAATCTCTtcaagagctgcttcagctgcgtcttcggcctgcctagctgctattctctcagcttccttagcctgcctagctgcgtcttcggcctgcctagctgctgttctctcagcttcTTCAATCTGCttagctgctgttctctcagcatattgttgttgtaagagatccagttcactaaactgagcttcctttattgcgtcaccttccacttttatggccagggaagcaGCCTCTAGTTTAAGAGCCAATTTAGTGTCTTCAGAGCTAACACTTTTAGAGCGGAGAGACTCGGCGCGAGAAGCTACTTGGCTACCTGATCTCCTGCTACCTGACTTGTGGCTAGCTGACTTGTGGATGGCTGACGTAATGCTAGCTGCTTTATGGCTGGCAGTCTTACCActggctgacttgtgggtggatgacccaacgctaggtgtaacactgctatgcCTGGAAGTAGGCTCTTTAGCCACCTGCACGCTAGTCGTTTGTCTGTCAAGAGCTCGATCAATGTCAAacataatgttctgaactgttctctgaacatcatcccaactttcctgaatggtttcaccgctaccaatactacgaagacctttctctatgtcaccaagatccttgtacatgctcaaaacaatttgtttctgactggttaacgactcttgattaggagtttcttggttaagctctgttactacctcaccgattgctcgttccaagaatgttcgttgtcttgcaaagtttctagttttgatctcaatctggtaatctctacctttttcagtaggcttaatgtcacgcctaggcctttgagaatgttcatcttcatcgccgttaatgtcataacctgaagcttccaatggtttatctgctggaatctcctccattacaatgttcgcttattcaaaagcactaaaaacctacataaggtttatctgtttaaaaagtaaaatgaatcgatctgagggtcgtttgggataatacacaaaagtcacaaaaaatgcgccggatacggagtaggaagatctctaaccgacaagttgatctatgtcaaactatggttcactaacacagtgacaggtAACAATAAAGTCTTTTGCTGGTTATCAACAGCTACGTTTACGTTCATTGAGCGTCAATAACAAAAGTTCTTTACTGGGCGTAAGCAGCTAAGTTTGTTTACTTTAGCTAACGTTCTTTcactgggcgtcagcagctaagttttttactgtgcgcgccttcgtgagcgaggctggtactacatattgttcatacgaaatgacaaacacaggttacaagcgataacgcgcaaaagtactggtttattattttacatctgacactagggatcagtaatgtatatatatcgttacagtaccacgtattgcggtaaaaaacttatgaacagaaagaaaaagagaaaagaaaacaaattattagacatggcaaaagtatcaaatgcattaacaagacacgagaagtaaaaacaagaaaaataaacaatcacaagacaggagaagacaaacagacaagaaagttacaattaccaaacactcgttggttagtccttcaacaacaataaagagttacgttctgtacgttcaacaacaataaagaattacgttccgtacgttcaacaataccataagcactaagaatactcaagaaacttagcatacatacgtttaaaaccaaaatggctactttcagaaaaatacaaaacgttgactcatcaggccaggaatacaaagcaaactgtcagtgTCATACCAAAAGGTCTCCTAACGACaatgttcctgcgttaatcaaagtcacaaacaagatatttactcatccactttccctcaataacgttacaagaaataagcccgtttacaaacgatcaccacagaccgcaagcttcttttacctaaattcttttaacgtaaggctgaaaaagtcggagaaaacgtttcacttcgaacttcgttaaccacagaaaacacaagttatcattataaacattagcgactttctagcgtctacaaaacattgctgtacgttcacaacactagaacaattgaacacacaataaagaaacactacaacaagtcagactttcaactcacgttatacataaacaactcacaaagtcattacaaaatggcgaccaaaacacaacacaaacaagtaacaacaaaattaccttatgcgctgtgtgggttgaccagcagtaccaaaacgtgttgcctcacaaacgaagggcacaaaacgattcacacttgagaaacaactgtctccaagaacattacgttgacgttaaaacataagaaacactccgttggttcacttgataaccttcatacgtttacatcaaaaccaaacgcttcctaaaaccctcagatcgactgacgagacaggagtcaagcagcggtatttatggaaacaaaaacctaacatggaatagttattcaaaagtcaaaggtcaccgaattgaccaaccaacaacattcctaagacagaatcgggtgaaactactattttacaaccaatcagtaaccgatcacgcactccgtgcatgctcaaaacttaaaacggtatatttaacagaaagaagaccaaggaactagctgacatcacaaagctaaaaacacgtgagtcacacgtattctaaaacttgcaacgcagattcgcagggctcacctcaaaatcaaaacacggaaaagagcacgtgaatctcacggtgttctagaactaaacgacgcagtttgtgacactccgaccaaaaccaggtcacaacaactgaacaaggagcacgtgaatctcacgtaaaaatattaacgctccacaaaacgggtcacaacaaggtgccacaataaaaacacggtttacttctttttacatcgtgcaatggcttgagcaaacgtaattacaacaaaagtaggtgactgcatgccacatcggcatgcacacaaACCATGCCCGCTGCACCACAATCCACAGGGGGTCTGAAAAGAGAGAGTAAATATCATACGCTGACAAAGTGGCAGAGGAAACGCAAGAGGAAATGGATAATGAGAGGAAAACAAACCTGTGGCCTTTGATGTTGGGAGTCTCTCGCCCTCCTACAAGCAGTGATACGTACATCTTACCTGGGTGGAaggtggttgtgttgtgttttgttgtgttgtgtcattCAGAAAGGAAGAGGGGCGGAGGTGAGATATGGGATGACGAAGGATCGGGTTGCTTTTTGTTGTATCTTTCTACAAATTAACTGCtatctcctcttcctcttcttcttcttcttcttcttcttcttcttcttcttcttcttcttcttcttcttcttcttcttcttcttcttcttcttcttcttcttcttcttctgatgatgatgatgatgatgatgatgatgatgatgatgatgacgacgacaacgatgacgacgacgatggtgatgatgattagtgatgatgatgactcgatgatgatgatgatgaggaggaggaggaggaggaggaggaggaggataacAAAGAAAGCGGTCatcgacgacgatgatgatgatgatcagtgatgatgatgaggaggaggagcatGATAACAAAGAGAGCGGTCATTACTTTGACTTCTGCTGCTGACGCTCAGCAAAGAATGTGCTTTTTTTCATATATTTTTAGAGCTTTGTTAataataaaaagaaacaaaaatgtcaGCATATGCACAAGTAATGCAGTGTTTCTAGGCATTAATTCAGGCGAATCGTGGTCGAGAAGAACTGCCCCTTTTTGGGGGGCAACGGTTTTTGTTGGATGTATTGAACGATCTAAAAATCCTTGCTTTTAGCGGCAGGAAACGACAGAGCGGAAGGATGTCAAAGTTGATATCAAAAAGCAACGAGCACACTGCTCTGACTCAAACTGACGTGGACATGCGTGCGTTCACACGCAACCAAGCACGCATGAGAGCGCTGATGCACGCATATTCACGCACGagcgtgctctctctctctctctctctctctctctctctctctctctctctctctctcacacacacacacacacacacacacacacacacacacacacactgtgacacacacacacacacacacacatgcatattcGTGCgtgcacgtacgcatgcacgcatatATGCAGACACGCAACAACACTAGTACTGAGAGATGGTAAATATACAGTAGATTCTTTTTAATTTCAAGCTAGAAATCTTTTATTGTCAAATGTTAAGGCATGAACATACATGTGATTTTTGAGTTTTTTGCTACAACATGAAACGTATAATTTTGTGCCTATAAAACCCGGGAAGATCTGTGGtcatttacatgatggtttacacgggaaggaaagTACCCTTAcattttaattacttctcgacCGCGCATCTTACGCAGACAACAACAGATGTATTGATCCACTCTgaatttcccttctttgagcaatgtgacgtcagaggccgactaaAACTCATTTAAAGGCGGATGGCCAATATTAGAAAAGAGTGCATTGTTTGTGTGAGTTTATTCGTAAAACATAAAAGGAATTTCAACCAAAATGGTTGGATACATACATGTTACTTGTGATTTTGACcaacatatttgtttgtttgtttgtttgtttgcttaacgcccagccgaccacaagaccaacataattatgacatttgacaaagATCTGTACTGTCATAGTGCGGTCTCGGAGAACGaatgtctcgatctgtgtaaactgtcacattttggtcaaaagTACAAGTAACGTATATAAGTTCACTTTTAATCACACAGAACTACCGGAACAGTTTAATAAATATTCACTTTGCAACGCGACTGCTCATTGGCCATCGCCTCAGTTCAACGTCATGCGAATGGACGCCTTCCTCGCACGTAATAACCTAGTTCCAGCCAGAAAACTTTACTAATCATCAGTGTCTACCATTAAGTGCAGTCAAATTCATCGTCCACCTGTCTGATTGGCCGCAGCTCGTGAATTCTCTGGACGCGACTTCGGCCAATGACTGATGCTACATTTTCTCAGATAATAAGCCAGCTGGCCCAAAATACACTCGTGCCTTGGACACACCGAGTATAGGCATGTAACGATCGGGAACTAATTAACActcacataaagacagacacacgcgcgCTAAAGTACACATAACCGCACAGCGAcaaaaacagatacacacatatacacaaccACACTGgcatacacgaacacacacacacacacacacacacacacacacacacacacacacacacacacacacacacacacacacacacacacacacacacacacacacacacacacacacacacacacacacacacacacacacactgtcgggtttgtatgggttgtgaaacttgcttttattgaggcaaactttcccacgtgacagtTTTGGCCAGTCGATAACGAGGGGTGTTTCTCCACTCGTGAATAAGTTTGCCTAACTAAAAGCAaaagcattcactctttcacaacccatataaaccccacagagttatttcctgAATTTGGTCTCTTggtatattcttcttcttcttcttcttcttcttctgcgttcgtgggctgaaactcccacgtacactcgtgttttttgcacgagtggaattttacgtgcatgaccgttttttaccccgccttttaggcagccatacgccgttttcggaaaAAGTCTCTTGGTATCAATAATCAGGATGTTGCTCCAGCAGTCTCAGACAAGAAAAATGATAatagcaataataataatacagcttgtatagcgcgaaccacagtaatctatgctctccgcgctttacatattaactatgaagTCAAAATACTATTTGACATACCGtaacatcaaatacatatacaTTCTAGAAAAATTACGTGACAATAATCTTACAACAACACATTCGCCGCTCAATCAACATTGGAAAATATCACGGTTCCGTACTCAGATTTATCTCGTTCTCTCCGCAACCTCTATATTCtcgggttaaaaaaaaaagaccgttTCCATCTCTTGGGAGAAAAGATCAGGAAACATTTCGACCTTTAATGCTTTGCACgcattttcttgtttattttcgtAAATTAGGTTCATCAATCCGGGCTGGAAATGGCAGCAATACTTTTTAAGAAGTAGTATGTTTACGTAAAGcacataaagaaagaaagaatgacagaaaggaagaaaaagcaGAAATGTTATTTTGGCAAGTAAGCCAGTTTTACGTAACTATCAATTTAttttgctctctctttctctctctctctctttctctctctctacggaAAAAAAACCCTAGTAAAAATCgatgttttttttgtatttttagtttTTTCGCTTCATATGAAAAACCAGATGGCATTTGTTTCTGTAATAATCTTCTTTCCACTGCAGACACTACGTGGGTAAGCCTTATACTCGTGAACAAGGGCGAAATCAAACTGATAAACGAAGCAACAACCCCCCCGCCACCGCCAAGGAATCTCTTCGTACAGCGTAAGGGAAGTAATCGCGGCTGCTGTCGTTGATGACTTATAAACTTGATTGGTTCTGTCCCCTTAAAATGTAGTGTGTCCTTgtgattttctctctctctctctctctctctctctctctctctctctctctctctctctctctctctctctcacacacacacacacacaaccccccctccacacacacaaacacacaccagaaACTGTAGAGCATACGCACccgcacccacacccacccaccccacagTATATACACGCGGCAAAACCATTTCAACCACTGACACACTCTGCTCTCACCGTTCACAAAAACTTGATAGTCACATTTTATTTGTGAGGAGCTTCAGCACTAGAAGCTTATGATGCGGTCTGTGATGTTACTTCTAGCGGTCTACACTTTTACATCTCTGTGAAGCCTTCTTCAATGCAACCGAGTGCATGGTTCGCACCAAGAACTCTGTCACAGTGACTCTGGcgtctacagtgtgtgtgtgtgtgtgtgtgtgtgtgtgtgtgtgtgtgtgtgtgtgtgtgtgtgtgttttctgtgtgtgcgagacagagagagagagagagagagagagagagagagagagagagagagagagagagagagagagagagagagagagagagagaccgaaaaaagacacagagacagacagagagacaggcagacagagtcCTGCTGGACTCTTTCACACGTCATAACCAATGACGACAGAGTGACTGTACGCCTTACGCCAGGCCACCATAATCCGCCCAGTGGTGGTGACACACACTCCCCGAGGCCAGAAGCATGCCTGCTCGCTGTGCTGATGTCCCTCTAGCAGGCATCTCCACTCTCCTTCTCTCGACCTCACCAACACACGCTGACTGTCTCGACTGGCTACGTACACATTGCCACTTTCGTCGGCAGCTATCTGACTGGGTCGGTTCAGTCCAGTATGTGTTACCACTTCTGTCAGCTTGCAGGATTCTGGGTCAACATAGTACACGACATCTTTCCATGAGTCAGCGATCAAGACGTGTTTGTCGACCAGGCACATGTGGCCAGGAAACTCAAGGCCCGGGATGGTAGTGACGTCAGCGATGGTCCTCACTATGTCACCGGCGCGATTGATGACGTCAACGCGAGCGGGTTGGGTGTTGTTTTTACAGCAGCTGACGATAAGGGTTTCGTCGGATGTGCTGCCTACTACCCCTGCATACTGACTTAAAGTCTTTATCTGTGTAGCTGTCACTGTGTCAACCAGGTCTAGTAAGTAGATAACGGTATTGTCCGTTGTTAAGGCAACCGGACCGTCATGCAGTGCCGCTAAGCTCAGAGGCTTAAAGTCTAGTTTGACGGACGCTGTTACTGTCTTTGGATCTCGCAAATCGACAATTTTGACCTTGTAATTGCCTCCATCGGCCATCACAAGCCGGTCATCATGAGTATAGGCGATAGCATCGATTGAAGGCTTCTGTGTATCATCGTCTGCTGTGGGTGCGACTGTGAAGACTTTCTTCGGGGTTGCTGTCATAGGGTCAGCTGTGGGTTTGTGAATGATGGGGTTGGGTATGGTGGGTGTTTCTTTTGTCGATTCAGAGGGCGTTTCTGTGGGTTGGTTTGGTGAGGCTGCCAACTCCTGTGCGTCTTTGAAAGAAGGTGAAGAACTTCTTTTGGCTTCTTCTGTTGAAAGAAAGCGAATGGTAGAGATGTGTTACTTTCTAATGCGGCATAACAGGGACACATTACAATAATAAGGTAGTGTACGTTAATTGTCTGATTTTGTGTCTACAGTGTTAGTACAAGCTGCTTTCAGTGATGCAAGGGTTTTGGAAGATGTTACACCAGCTGTCACTATTGCTGTCGCATGTTTaattctgtctctgtttcaggTAGTCTCAGTATGTTTCTTTTTGCAAACATAAACAATCCGGGAAAAAAATGTGTACGTCAAATTATGAAATTTGGTCGATAAATTCAGAAAGGCAAACAACCTACATTGATgatatatgcatgtgtgtgctgggggggtaaccttagtaaacaggatagtgacaggctagaaaagctagtcaagaaggctggatctgttgtaggcaggaaacaagagaccattgaatcagtttgccagagacgactgactgaccgactgacctcaattttggctgacgagacacacccactgaaacctgaatttgactctcgacgcattgacaggagtggtagactgagggctatggttgctagaacgtcacgtttccgcaattcttttgttcccagagctatccatgctttcaaccaatcacatgttagaggcctctatcatgtttctctgtcataattattactgtactctgttgctgggttatctgtaatgtatgtatttttagtaactgtattaccgtagcccaaatgtgcggtgttctagtcgacatgtggtgctttgtaaaccttgtgtgtgcgtggatgtggaggtggactcttggacgtctttttgttattggaattatggtttttgttaaattgtattgctgttgctgttgttgtgtgagtgagttgtgagttggcagacttgacttgacggatgactgtttgcgttagtgagactgtgtttagtatgcattcttattcttttgattggaaatgagtattgttacaacataatttccatatggattaataaatttgagttgagttgagttgagttgatacCCTTCACATGAATGCGAACtgggtgttgttttttaaaaatcattattattaatttattattataatgtattttattttatttcatttaagaGTATTCGATGGTGGagattattctctctctctctctctctctctctctctctctctctctctctctctctctctctctctctctcttaaaatgtttatggcaactgggtgacagatctccagctatttttttcaagcttttcgacGCACAGATTCAACCGATGCTGTCATATGGTGATACACCTATAGAGAGAGTTCATTTATTCGCacttaaacgttttttgaataCGAGTATGAGAACACCAAATGCTATGGTCTATGGAGAAACGGGAAGGTAGCCTACCCcttgtttataaacagctttgttaaatgcattcgtttttggctacgtatattgaggatgccacatcatcgccttccgagcaaggcgtataaaatgctgaaatatctccatgaacaaaataagaaaacatgggcctcctcgatctattacactctgtacatgtacggttttgatgaagtatgggaaaaccaaggtgttggcgatgagagggcgttcctaacagcatttaaagaaacacttatttcatcTATAGCCtaagcaaacctggcttgaaaatgtacaaggaagtgaacgtttctctgtacagaaccttcaaatcaaccctaacattattcaactatttaagtgatttgaaacatattaaagctagaaatcttctgattagacttagattgggagtatctcctctgaaagtgcatcgatttcgctttaatttaaatgcaacctccgctgatttatcttgtccattttgttgtggcagtgttgaagatgaagtccactttgttttagaatgccctaaatatgctgagttaagagaatattatattccacgaaaatacactagaatcccatcattgtttaaattaaccatgctgttttcaaacactagtaa carries:
- the LOC138976629 gene encoding tripartite motif-containing protein 55-like; this translates as MATHSSSSPCMDESTTDCPQCQSICLGASILPCGHLVCRKCLHSLVQQGGSKLACQTCGEDLSLPEGRDCSVSRLAQLFGTDPVMEQLVNLRLESQGRRQCSVCDCDRDATMVCQDCKKSYCDACCDAHTKMAAYEDHALLLLSHALPDNSDFSQSIADTEGLQSRVKSRNKSRGESCNHQQEWKQWVEKQTQQLQEKANKQRTVVATLKEIMSLAERALEEAETEGKILRAYAACLPQYDVIELSDALVIILSEPDVTMEVKMETLKSRLCDIIKGSQSKSVEHFQNIAEELSNLTHDEEAKRSSSPSFKDAQELAASPNQPTETPSESTKETPTIPNPIIHKPTADPMTATPKKVFTVAPTADDDTQKPSIDAIAYTHDDRLVMADGGNYKVKIVDLRDPKTVTASVKLDFKPLSLAALHDGPVALTTDNTVIYLLDLVDTVTATQIKTLSQYAGVVGSTSDETLIVSCCKNNTQPARVDVINRAGDIVRTIADVTTIPGLEFPGHMCLVDKHVLIADSWKDVVYYVDPESCKLTEVVTHTGLNRPSQIAADESGNVYVASRDSQRVLVRSREGEWRCLLEGHQHSEQACFWPRGVCVTTTGRIMVAWRKAYSHSVVIGYDV